The proteins below come from a single Roseiflexus sp. RS-1 genomic window:
- a CDS encoding phosphomannomutase/phosphoglucomutase — protein sequence MITVNPAIFRAYDIRGIVDRDLSEEVYRTLGRASGTFFRQHERRRIVVARDARLTSPVYAAALIEGLRQSGCDVVDIGMAPTPLMYFAVSFLRADGGAVVTASHNPPHFNGLKLRLSDPVYGGTPLSSDQIQEVGRIAAGGAFASGSGGYEQYDAVDDYVRDVVRHIALKRRPKVVLDGGNGVAGPLGVRTLEAIGCDVVPLFIEPDGTFPNHHPDPLKEENLQDLIRAVRETGADMGIGLDGDGDRLGVVDGNGEIVFADRYLIVLARQALARGPAPIVFDVKCSAVLIDAIRAFGGTPVMWRTGYSNLSAKMRETGAPLAGELSGHVFGAVEHHFHDDGIFAGCMLLDALEKSGQTLAEALAPFPPLPSLSEGRLPFDEDTKFKAIEFVRDYFAARYPVIDVDGVRVDFGDGWGILRASNTEPAITTRFEARTMERVHEIRDTMIGKLREFASADHGTSAVGRNERG from the coding sequence ATGATAACGGTGAACCCTGCCATCTTTCGCGCATACGACATCCGCGGCATTGTTGATCGCGATCTCTCGGAAGAGGTGTATCGGACGTTGGGGCGCGCCAGCGGTACATTTTTTCGGCAGCACGAACGCCGTCGGATCGTGGTGGCGCGCGACGCTCGCCTGACTTCGCCAGTGTATGCCGCTGCTTTGATCGAAGGTCTGCGCCAGAGCGGGTGTGATGTTGTCGATATTGGCATGGCGCCAACGCCACTCATGTATTTTGCAGTTTCCTTTCTGCGCGCCGATGGCGGCGCTGTGGTGACCGCCAGCCACAACCCGCCGCACTTCAACGGTCTGAAGTTGCGCCTCTCCGATCCGGTGTATGGCGGTACGCCGCTCAGCAGTGATCAGATCCAGGAAGTAGGACGGATTGCTGCCGGTGGTGCGTTCGCTTCCGGATCAGGCGGGTACGAACAATACGATGCAGTGGATGATTATGTGCGCGATGTCGTCCGTCATATCGCACTCAAACGCCGACCGAAGGTTGTGCTCGACGGCGGGAACGGTGTGGCGGGACCATTGGGCGTGCGCACCCTGGAAGCAATCGGCTGTGATGTGGTTCCGTTGTTCATCGAACCTGATGGAACCTTCCCCAACCACCATCCCGATCCGCTCAAGGAGGAGAATCTTCAAGACCTCATTCGTGCAGTGCGCGAAACCGGCGCCGATATGGGCATCGGGCTGGACGGCGACGGCGACCGGCTTGGTGTCGTCGATGGCAACGGCGAGATTGTTTTTGCCGACCGGTATCTGATCGTTCTGGCGAGACAGGCGCTGGCGCGGGGACCGGCGCCGATCGTGTTCGATGTGAAGTGCAGCGCAGTGCTGATCGACGCCATTCGCGCGTTTGGCGGGACGCCGGTGATGTGGCGGACTGGCTACTCAAACCTCTCGGCAAAGATGCGCGAAACCGGCGCTCCGCTGGCGGGCGAGTTGAGTGGTCACGTCTTCGGCGCCGTCGAACACCATTTTCACGATGACGGCATCTTTGCCGGATGTATGCTGCTCGATGCACTGGAAAAAAGCGGACAAACCCTTGCCGAAGCGCTGGCGCCGTTCCCGCCGCTGCCATCGCTGTCTGAAGGGCGTCTGCCCTTCGATGAAGACACGAAGTTCAAAGCGATAGAATTCGTGCGCGACTACTTCGCTGCGCGCTACCCGGTTATCGATGTCGATGGCGTGCGAGTCGATTTCGGCGATGGCTGGGGCATCCTGCGCGCATCCAACACCGAACCGGCAATTACCACCCGTTTCGAGGCGCGCACCATGGAGCGCGTGCACGAAATCCGCGATACGATGATCGGTAAACTGCGCGAGTTTGCGTCTGCAGATCATGGCACGAGCGCCGTCGGGCGCAATGAGCGCGGATGA
- a CDS encoding O-antigen ligase family protein — MPGFLFDLYQRTARATFVLASLFMALCLAVFSTGGLPLAFRLTGLLLFVALALVHPAGGLACVILTAPLYLMPATVDSPTRTLLLPLHEVALLITTAAVCWRWIGGHIRDRRMPDAGAALQRVRAMSVSHAPEALLALAGIIGVMLAVPEGRGAALREFRWLIVEPLLFYGLVRTIRMSRETLIGALALSGAFVAVIGAFQFVGLDLTPLIGEKRAFSENIIVVDGVRRVTSVYGHPNNLGLYLERVWPLAAAMAAWIWHARRGDGAASASPAVSERRSTGAAFFFAACALLSLTGVVVSFSRGAWLASVIAAVVLGAGWLLHRSQHRQAVRWSALAFIGALIVGMTGLALTLRGGPGGGSVDARLLLWREALVYLRQNPLGLGIDQFYYYHNPAFGRSAIDPSLVGTSEEFAAHPHNLLLDAWVNVGPLGVLAFGLLLVRFYRNALIAVRKRREVVIAGALAAMTAALFHGLVDRFYFVPDLAIAFWVLMTVGERSEN, encoded by the coding sequence ATGCCAGGTTTTCTGTTCGATCTCTATCAGCGCACCGCGCGCGCAACGTTTGTGCTGGCGTCCCTTTTCATGGCGCTATGTCTGGCTGTCTTCTCCACTGGCGGATTGCCGCTCGCGTTTCGCCTGACAGGTCTGCTCCTGTTCGTAGCGCTGGCGCTGGTGCACCCGGCAGGCGGTCTGGCATGCGTCATACTGACGGCGCCTCTCTACCTGATGCCTGCAACGGTCGATAGTCCGACGCGAACGCTGTTGCTTCCGCTGCATGAAGTCGCGCTGCTGATCACGACTGCTGCCGTATGCTGGCGCTGGATCGGCGGACACATTCGAGATCGCCGTATGCCCGATGCAGGCGCTGCCCTGCAACGTGTGCGCGCAATGAGCGTTTCCCACGCTCCGGAAGCGTTGCTGGCGCTGGCGGGGATCATCGGCGTGATGCTGGCAGTTCCGGAGGGTCGAGGCGCTGCGCTGCGCGAGTTTCGCTGGTTGATCGTTGAGCCGTTACTGTTCTATGGACTCGTGCGCACAATCAGAATGTCGCGCGAAACCCTGATCGGCGCCCTGGCGCTCAGTGGCGCATTCGTGGCAGTGATCGGCGCATTCCAGTTCGTCGGACTGGACCTGACGCCATTGATCGGCGAGAAACGCGCCTTCAGCGAAAACATTATTGTTGTGGATGGGGTGCGACGGGTAACGTCGGTCTATGGTCATCCCAACAATCTGGGTCTCTATCTGGAACGGGTCTGGCCCCTGGCGGCGGCGATGGCGGCGTGGATATGGCATGCGCGGCGTGGAGACGGGGCAGCCAGCGCTTCTCCTGCTGTGTCGGAAAGGCGATCAACCGGCGCTGCCTTCTTCTTTGCCGCCTGTGCGCTGCTGTCGCTGACGGGGGTTGTGGTTTCCTTTTCGCGCGGTGCGTGGCTGGCGAGCGTGATTGCGGCGGTTGTGTTGGGAGCAGGCTGGCTGCTGCACCGGTCACAGCATCGACAGGCGGTGCGCTGGTCGGCGCTGGCGTTCATCGGAGCGCTGATCGTGGGAATGACCGGACTGGCGCTGACGCTGCGCGGCGGTCCTGGCGGCGGAAGCGTCGATGCGCGTCTGCTTCTCTGGCGTGAGGCGCTGGTCTATCTCCGGCAGAATCCGCTCGGATTGGGGATCGACCAGTTTTACTATTACCACAATCCGGCATTCGGGCGGAGTGCAATCGATCCATCGCTGGTCGGCACGAGCGAGGAATTTGCTGCGCATCCTCACAATCTGCTGCTTGATGCTTGGGTGAATGTCGGACCTCTGGGGGTTCTGGCTTTTGGTCTGCTGCTGGTGCGCTTCTATCGCAACGCCCTCATCGCTGTGAGGAAACGGCGTGAGGTGGTGATTGCGGGGGCGCTGGCAGCGATGACTGCCGCACTCTTCCATGGTCTGGTCGATCGGTTCTATTTTGTGCCGGATCTGGCAATTGCATTTTGGGTGCTGATGACTGTTGGGGAGAGAAGTGAGAATTGA
- a CDS encoding cellulase family glycosylhydrolase — translation MIRVLVHISVIVLLTGALAVYTWFDNEVNRGVTYEPPATPIAWTDVPQIGVNAFNLQFEPDVADVTRTLELARDMGAHFVRIQMPWDDVEIHGKGDFVDRRTPEQVRSSWEKYDFIVAEAQRLGLELIVRIDRAPQWARPSDHADPRFQAGLAEYASSTGPPENYADYADFVAAVAARYRGQVRFIQIWNEPNLAYEWSWRTPEPERFVELLRMAAIAARTANPDVVILFPSLSPTDGKEPRIAPMSELEYLDRVYRAGGAPYFDIMSAQAYGLGQPPDENRYIRLRWRPDAPFRDLDRPIDSRIDVSRIVMLREVMERHGDGAKAVWISEFGYNSAPDHIPEPARSTWGPPVSEETKGAYLVGQLERARREWPWVGVMNIWFLRWGGYREPDPADPTPYFALVDRDFRPLPAYDAVRAYANNSSIVGVGAHTWDHPAVESSGEGEWRLRFTGQSLAIRFNAPAEVTLDGGAALRFDPSGDGSLAQVASGLTDGVHTCTIRSAAAPDSFVVGRERPLPWVWTLVPALLTAALACVGALMMLDIGRSVARR, via the coding sequence ATGATTCGCGTCCTGGTGCATATTTCGGTGATTGTCCTCCTGACGGGTGCGCTGGCGGTATATACCTGGTTTGACAACGAGGTCAATCGCGGGGTCACGTATGAGCCGCCTGCAACGCCGATCGCGTGGACGGATGTGCCGCAGATCGGCGTGAATGCGTTCAACCTCCAGTTTGAACCTGATGTGGCGGATGTCACCCGCACCCTCGAACTGGCGCGCGATATGGGTGCGCATTTTGTGCGTATCCAGATGCCATGGGACGATGTCGAAATCCACGGCAAGGGCGATTTTGTCGATCGCCGCACCCCCGAGCAGGTACGCAGTTCCTGGGAGAAGTACGATTTCATTGTGGCGGAAGCGCAGCGCCTGGGGCTGGAGTTGATTGTGCGCATCGACCGCGCGCCGCAGTGGGCGCGTCCCAGCGATCATGCCGATCCACGTTTCCAGGCAGGTCTGGCGGAATATGCCAGTTCGACCGGTCCGCCGGAGAACTATGCCGATTACGCCGATTTCGTCGCTGCGGTTGCAGCGCGGTACCGTGGACAGGTTCGGTTCATCCAGATCTGGAATGAGCCGAACCTGGCGTATGAGTGGAGCTGGCGGACGCCTGAGCCGGAGCGTTTCGTCGAACTGTTGCGTATGGCGGCTATTGCGGCGCGCACTGCCAATCCCGACGTGGTGATCCTGTTTCCCAGCCTCTCGCCGACCGACGGGAAGGAGCCACGCATTGCGCCGATGAGTGAACTGGAGTATCTCGACCGTGTATACCGCGCTGGCGGCGCGCCATACTTCGATATCATGTCGGCGCAGGCGTATGGTCTGGGTCAACCGCCTGACGAGAACCGCTATATCCGGTTGCGCTGGCGACCGGATGCGCCTTTTCGCGACCTTGACCGACCGATCGATTCGCGGATCGATGTTTCACGCATTGTGATGCTGCGGGAAGTGATGGAACGTCACGGTGACGGCGCAAAAGCGGTGTGGATCAGCGAATTCGGCTATAACAGCGCCCCAGACCACATCCCGGAACCGGCGCGCAGCACATGGGGTCCGCCCGTCTCCGAGGAAACAAAGGGCGCCTACCTGGTCGGACAACTGGAACGCGCCCGCCGCGAGTGGCCCTGGGTGGGGGTGATGAATATCTGGTTTTTGCGCTGGGGTGGCTACCGTGAACCAGACCCCGCCGACCCGACCCCCTACTTTGCGCTGGTTGATCGCGATTTCCGTCCACTGCCCGCTTATGATGCAGTGCGTGCTTACGCCAATAATAGCTCAATTGTGGGTGTTGGTGCGCATACCTGGGATCACCCGGCAGTCGAGTCCTCCGGCGAAGGGGAGTGGCGTCTGCGTTTTACCGGGCAATCGCTTGCCATTCGTTTCAATGCGCCCGCTGAGGTGACGCTCGATGGCGGGGCGGCGCTGCGCTTCGATCCGTCAGGTGATGGCAGTCTGGCGCAGGTTGCGTCGGGGTTAACCGACGGCGTGCATACGTGCACCATTCGGAGCGCCGCTGCGCCGGATTCCTTCGTTGTCGGTCGTGAGCGCCCGCTTCCGTGGGTGTGGACGCTGGTTCCTGCCTTGCTGACAGCAGCGCTGGCATGCGTCGGCGCGCTGATGATGCTGGACATCGGAAGGAGCGTTGCGCGGCGGTGA
- a CDS encoding GNAT family N-acetyltransferase — protein sequence MAFTVRPATQADIPDLARLIVELYQAEMPGVLTGPVEKQIELLRFTLEANGDKAVHHRYVLCNERGMVIGTGMIEFPGNGRFERAPNGTVATAFRTLGVFPALRLFGVVARTLFGVYRHTDPQSALIHTVVVTRSERSNGAGAVLMHALESAIREFGYTRARLQVLAWNTGAQRFYERLGYTTIWRLSGWRVLLSWPSVVMEKALEDCQGGEHVSTMPASSG from the coding sequence ATGGCATTCACCGTTCGTCCTGCAACTCAAGCGGATATTCCCGATCTGGCCCGTCTGATTGTCGAACTGTATCAGGCGGAAATGCCAGGCGTGCTGACCGGTCCTGTCGAGAAACAGATAGAACTGTTGCGCTTCACCCTGGAAGCCAACGGCGACAAAGCAGTCCATCACCGCTACGTCCTGTGCAACGAACGCGGCATGGTCATCGGAACGGGCATGATTGAATTTCCTGGCAATGGGCGTTTCGAGCGCGCTCCCAATGGTACTGTGGCGACTGCGTTTCGCACACTGGGCGTTTTCCCGGCGCTGCGATTGTTCGGCGTCGTCGCGCGCACGCTGTTCGGCGTCTACCGCCATACCGACCCGCAGAGCGCACTGATCCACACGGTTGTGGTGACCAGGAGCGAGCGCAGCAATGGCGCCGGGGCAGTCCTGATGCATGCCCTGGAAAGTGCGATCCGCGAGTTCGGCTACACCCGCGCGCGGTTGCAGGTGCTGGCGTGGAATACCGGGGCGCAGCGTTTTTATGAACGTCTCGGTTACACCACTATCTGGCGTCTTTCAGGCTGGCGCGTCCTGCTTTCGTGGCCCAGCGTTGTGATGGAAAAGGCGCTGGAAGATTGCCAGGGCGGTGAGCACGTTTCGACAATGCCTGCCTCCTCAGGATGA